TGCAAGTGTAGGGTCTCTCGCCTGTGTGCATCGGCTGGTGCAGCTCTAGGGCAGCTGCACTTGGGAAAAGACGACCACAAACTGCACAAGACACAGGATCTGTAGAAGAGGTAGCACCGCTCTTATAAGGCCGCCTCTGGCTTGTCGTTATGGCAGAAGGAGCTGAACggggagggggtggaggtggtgcAGTGACAACAGCGGCAGCGGTGGTGGCTGCAGCTGCCATGTCAAAAGAAGCAGCAAAAGCAGCCATTTCATGAGATCCACCTGTGAAAAGCATAGTTGGAGGGCAATCTAaaatgtctcctcctccctgtgaggGAAAGGAGGCAGAGGGGTGTCCAGTTTCTGTGTTACCCAAACCTAACTGTGCTACTGCATAAGCTGCACCAAGATGGCTGACCCTCTCCTGCATCCAGACCAGGTCAAGGCCCAGGCTGTGGAGGCGGTCGGGGCTGGGCTCATCTGATGCTACAGGGGCTGACAGCTGAGAGAGATGAAGTTCTTCTTCCATGCAATCATCTGTCTGGATCTCTGGCTTTAGAGCACCATCTGTAAGGCTCACTCCAAGTTCCCTGCGAGCAGCTCCAGGGCCCGGGAGGCCCCCACTGCTGCCTGCCAAACTGTTTCCCAGGGCCTCGATGGCTTTACGTTTGGTTCGTGGTTGGCAGGTCAGATCCACTGTGGAGTcagtgggagaggaagagggttgGTTGGTGGAGGGGGTAGAAGGGGTGATGACACTTGTGTCACCAACATTACCATGGGGGATATCTTCATTGGGCTCCACGGCTAAGGAGGTGCAGAAAGTCAGAGAGCAACAGGGTGAGTGGattttaagaaaaagaaaaaggaacaaCTCAGAGAACTGATAAATTGAATTAGGAGAGCTCAATGTACATACATGAGTATAAGAGTAAATTGGGATTAAACTTTGTAAGTGAAGTTTCACTTTTTGATTAAATGAGCTCAGAGTCTGATGATTGTTgagcattttaaatgtgttggcAATTCAGCTGCGTTTTCACAGCAGGAACTTTCTGCAGGAAGTAGGAATCTATGCaagcactttgcatttccaCTACAGAGACCTCGGTCTAAACTAAGCCTTTTTAGGCCCAAAACAGTCCGTACACAGGGGGTAGTACCTTTATAAAAGTACAGGAACCTTTGGGGTGGGGGCTTGCAGCACTGAAGATGTGTGATTGGTCGGGTATTACACTATTTCTATCTTTGAACAGTCAATCTCTGCAATAGAAGCACAATTTGAATATCCTCCCTGCTtactattattttaattttgcacAATTTATATaggattattattgttgtaGAGTCGTCTGCGTTACTGCTGCCTGTTAATTGGAGTGGAACTGTTTGTTGTAGCTATTGGTTGTTTATACCTCAGCAGGCTAATTTGCCTTATCTCCCCTAGTCTTTTGACCACAGTTGAAGTGCAAGCAAACACCAGTCTGAGGAAA
The sequence above is a segment of the Limanda limanda chromosome 2, fLimLim1.1, whole genome shotgun sequence genome. Coding sequences within it:
- the LOC133023329 gene encoding zinc finger protein 316-like isoform X1, whose product is MMADCVGFQAQIASIIEILANSAVAEICKLVDDGFAALRSQMEQERDKSEKENDALRQKLRDMDVKMRSYQRKMRRRIQREEFRPPEGTDDHQPLVSLHASSEEKSKHSETKVMPLVKQEKVERDNCNLDLKVEVNISAECGLSNAVEPNEDIPHGNVGDTSVITPSTPSTNQPSSSPTDSTVDLTCQPRTKRKAIEALGNSLAGSSGGLPGPGAARRELGVSLTDGALKPEIQTDDCMEEELHLSQLSAPVASDEPSPDRLHSLGLDLVWMQERVSHLGAAYAVAQLGLGNTETGHPSASFPSQGGGDILDCPPTMLFTGGSHEMAAFAASFDMAAAATTAAAVVTAPPPPPPRSAPSAITTSQRRPYKSGATSSTDPVSCAVCGRLFPSAAALELHQPMHTGERPYTCTHCGKGFAQPNNLRVHLLIHTGERRYRCTLCGKSFISSSHLKRHRTVHTQEKPYSCSRCGQSFSQMCSVRRHRQQSQCGL
- the LOC133023329 gene encoding zinc finger protein 316-like isoform X2 encodes the protein MEQERDKSEKENDALRQKLRDMDVKMRSYQRKMRRRIQREEFRPPEGTDDHQPLVSLHASSEEKSKHSETKVMPLVKQEKVERDNCNLDLKVEVNISAECGLSNAVEPNEDIPHGNVGDTSVITPSTPSTNQPSSSPTDSTVDLTCQPRTKRKAIEALGNSLAGSSGGLPGPGAARRELGVSLTDGALKPEIQTDDCMEEELHLSQLSAPVASDEPSPDRLHSLGLDLVWMQERVSHLGAAYAVAQLGLGNTETGHPSASFPSQGGGDILDCPPTMLFTGGSHEMAAFAASFDMAAAATTAAAVVTAPPPPPPRSAPSAITTSQRRPYKSGATSSTDPVSCAVCGRLFPSAAALELHQPMHTGERPYTCTHCGKGFAQPNNLRVHLLIHTGERRYRCTLCGKSFISSSHLKRHRTVHTQEKPYSCSRCGQSFSQMCSVRRHRQQSQCGL